GATCCCCTACGTGGATCCCTTTAATGCCGAAGTGATGGAAATATATAAGCCTCAAGTCCTAGTCACCTGCTCGAATGAGAGTGATCTCGTATCGACCGAGTACAATGAAAAACTTAAACGACATATTTTGCATATCGACGATGAAGTTGGTCTACAACTGCTCAACTTCACTGAAGCGGAATACAATTGTTTCTACCGGGAAATCAAATACGGCAGTCAGGCAGATACCTACGACAAGTAAGATACGGTGAACCCCCCAATTGCTAGAAAAACGTTATCCAAACGTTGTCCAATTATCCAATCGCGCAGTCTCACGGCCAAAAAGTATTTCACCGATGGATATGTGGTGCCGCAGCATGTGGAGGGCATGGTCGTCGAGTGCCAGACGGCTGAGGATCCCAAAGTGGTCCTCCAGAAGGACGCCTTCATGTTCGTCCAGCATCAGCCGCTGCCCAAGGACCTCCAAAAACCGCGGGCCGCCCGCAAGCCAAGTGTCATAATGTACGGCATCGACTCGCTTTCCCGGATAAATCTACGCCGCACTATGCCCAAGGTCTTTAGCTTCCTTCAGGGTGCTGGGTGGTACGAGATGCAGGGGTACAATAAGGTGagaaaaaagttacatttctAAACAAATCAAAGCAGAGAAGCAAGCCAGAAGCTAAAAATTTGTAGTTTAGGTTAggttaaagttaaaaatatataaaatacattctaatttaaattttcctaaaaaaaaacaaagttttccattattttgtcGGTTGCTTATTTACTAGAacaacttaaaacaaaaagtttaaattgatttaaagaaaactaaagACAATATGGTATCAAAATTATACTATCAGGCTTAAACCTAATGTTTTCACAACaataaaagaattattttttaaaagatttcgATGAGCAAATCCCGAACCAGGTCCTAAAATATTGATGCTGGATTTTTTTGAATCCTTAATAGAAAacgatttattaaaataactattttttaactattttaataataattaataataattaattaataatttttaaataaatataacaataataatgagttttgcaataaataacgatttataaaaataactattaatttacttgataatttaatttaattttgaaataatgaaTTCGTTTATATGGTGTTGAGTTTTATAAGAACTTTTTTGAGTGCAGATTCAAATTTAGCACGCTGAATTCTTTTagaaagatatatatatatatatgataatttatgtacatttttggTTAAGAGATGTGTATTTTTACACGGAAATCTATCATAAATAGAAATGGCAGTAAAGTGAAAGCTTTCGTATTTACAGATAAGGGTCAGGTAAACAAAGCCAAAGCGACTCGCCAGAAGATGCTGATCAATATCTTCCTTTCGGTCGAATATTTATCagttactttattttttcttaattgaGAAGACCCACTTCTAACTGTTTGCAACGAGTAAGCTTATCTTCAAATACTCACAGCTGTAAAGGTGTTCAATttgacaaacaaacaatttgaaataaagtcATGTCCACATTATGAGTAAACAACTATGCATAAACCAATAATTACTTAGATGTCCAGTAAATTTGACATAAAACTATGTGTAAGAGCAAGTGTATTTATCAtagctagaaaaaaaaatcgaatcaAAGGTCTATGTTGAATGGTATAAACTTGCTTTTTCAAAAGTTAATATGATCTTTTGCAGGTGGCCGATAATTCCTTTCCCAATATACTCGCCATCCTAAGTGGTTATTCGGAGAGAACGGCCAGGGAACAAGTGTGCGATACGAACAAAGCTGGCTGCTTGGATGAGATGCCGATGATGTGGAAGTACTTTAAGAACGCCAGCTATTTGACGGGCTATGCGGAGGACGAGAGTAATTCGAATCATTTCAGTTATCTGAAGCCTGGCTTCACCAGAAAGCCCATGGACTACTACTTCCGGCCAATGTTGCGGGCTCTGGAGTCCGAGTTGGATGTGTATCGGCTGCCCGAACATGACTACATGCGATATTGTCTGGGCCGTAGAATGGCGAATCGATATATTTACGACTATGGCCGCCAGTTTGCGCAGCGTTTTGTCCACGAGCGACCCATTTGGGGCATGTTCTGGTCGAACCACTTTAGTCATGACGATCCCTTCTTGCCCTCGGCCATGCAGGACAAGGTCCTTGGAGATCTGCTCGATTTTCACACAGATGGGGCTTTTGAGGAAATGATCATGATATTCTTTGCCGACCACGGCACCAGATTTGGCAAGCTGACCTGGCTGCAGGAGGGCTTTTTGGAGGAGCGACTGCCCATGATGTTCATATACCTGCCGCCCTGGTTCCGCGAAACATATCCCACCTATGTGCAGGCATTGGAATTGAATCAGCACAGGCTGAGCTCCAACTTTGATCTGCACAATACGCTGAAGCACATCGTCGAGATTGGTGGCACCCCCGATGGCCCGGTGTTGCCCAAGTCATTCGACTGTCCCACTTGCCAATCGCTATTTTATCCACTGCCAGTGGATCGCACCTGCTCACAGGCGGGAATCGAAGAGCACTGGTGCACCTGTGATCCCTACAAGACGATCAAGGGCCAGACGTGGACGGACACCATTGCCGAGAGTGTGATCGATCGGATGAACGAGTATTTTGTACACAAGAATCTCAGTCACCTGTGCAGCAACCTAACACTGAACTATGTCCACAAGACTGAGATCAAAACGAGTCTGGGTGTCCAGTGGTACGACGAACTCAACCAGGTCGAGACTGCCGTCTATCGTATCAAGTTCAAGGTCGCGGAAAACAGTGCCGATTTTCAGGCCACCGTGGTCTACAACAACGCCACCCAAAAGGCCGAGGTGGATGTAGAGAAAATCAGCAGGACTAACACCTACAAGGAGGACTCAACCTGCATCGAGGACAAACTGGCCAAGCTGTATTGCATTTGCTTTAGTGACCTCAAGTCATAACAATCTCTTGAGAGCAATTTTAGTACTAATTAAAATGTAGACTTTGAAAATCGTTTCATTAATTTTCGGCTTAATTGTCATTTTTGATTCTTGCGATTACGAAGTCTTCCTATAAATGCGTTTAGCTTTAATTAAAGTAAGCCTTTAGTTTTtaggcaaataaaataaaatctaaaactatttatagcaaagaaaattgtaaaattaaattataagctTAAAAACTTGGAATCGGTTTTTCTAACTTGGTAACTTTGTGTCTCATATCCTTTTTTATCACTTATCATCTTATATTTACCATATAATTGGTAAGGCTTTCGTCATATGTAAGCTTTACTTCATTGAGTGCTTTGTAAAATTTTCATAGATTAACCAATAGTTTTTGTGGAAAACTCTTCTCGATTTACATATAATTAGGTAAACTAGTAGACATCTGTTTCTAATCCCATAAAATTACTTGATGATATCAAGCATTGGCGTTACTATTTGCTGGGGTTAACCGATCATATTAACAGCTGGTAAGAGCGCTTTGAAAGCAGCTAGGTAATGGTCACCATCACATAAGTAAATAGCTTCGGCAAgacgaagttcatatacccttgcagctattacaaaaactaaacattctttaaaacattaaaattatgatttacttgcgtatatgcttaaaaacattgaagctgtgatgatttgcagctcaattattatatagttattttatatatttttattgtttctatgggagctttatgatatattcgtccgattttgataaaatttaaaccgtaattctgaaatatttaaccattactatatgtcgaagatctaaaaaaaaattaaaaaacagcaaagttataattttttttatttttttttccgattgttcctatgggagctatgtatATGCTACAGTCGGCCGATCaggcaatagaaagacaacttttgggaaagtttcattcagatagctttaaaactgtaagactagtttgcgtagaagcggacggacagacggacggacagacagacggacatggctagatcgactctcctagtgatgctgatcaagaatatatatactttatagggtcgaagaTGTCTCCTTTgaatgcgttgcaaacttctgactgaaattataataccctctgtaagggtataaaaatatataaattcttcGCAAAAcagaaatgtaaataaaactgctaGTTTAATGACCATATTTGgagtttttgcttttattgaaATCGTTCAAGTTTATGGCTACCCCTCAATTACATTGGTGCCTGCAACGAAGGCACTCTTAGGTTAGGCTTAGTCGGTACTCGTCTAGTGAAATAAAGTACTGAATTGAATTCTTCTAACTCTTAAACTAGTCGGACTTATTTACGCATTGGTCCCTAGCACATACCTACTCccttaaaaattcaacaaaaccAGCATTAACAATACGCTTAGTCTAGGTCCATTAGAAAACTATAAAGCTTTGAAATATGCTTGCACCACGGATTCCTTTGACTCGTACGCCTACTCTACATATACGAATCGACCGGATATCGCTCGGCCTCCTCGAGCATGTGCCGGAAATCGACGGTTGCGGGTTGGGCGACTGGTCCGTTTCCTGTTCCGGTTCCGGGTCTGCCGGGAACATGTCCGTTCATCATCTGCCCCTGGTGCTTCCCACTGCCCAAGGCACTGCCCCGATTCTTCAGATGGCCGTTCATCATGCTTACGTGGTGACTTATTGTGGGCACGGCTCCCGGGACATTGGTCTCCAGATCATGGAGGATGGCATCCGTTTGCTCGTTACGCATCATTTGGTTGTCCAGCGGGGCTGCATCATCCGTGTCATCGGTTTTGTTCAACAGCCTCTGAATGTGATTACGGATGAGACGCTCGAATTCACGCTGCACGGATGGACTGTCCGTGTCTCCATCGACCTGGGAAATCGTTGAATCGTTGTAAACAATATTCTGTACTGCTGTTGTCAGCTACTCACAATCTGCAAACGATTGCTGGTATCCAGGATCTTAAGCATTGGCAGGGTTTGCTCGCGAAAGAGCTCCAAACGACGGCGAAATGAGGATACTGTATCGTCTATTCGTCCTCTGCCCAGCTGAAGTTTTGAGCAATCGAGCAGGATAATGGGCGGTCTTTGTTTGTACtgagaaataaaaagaaatgaagAACAGTTTAAGATATgctttaacttaaaatttgtttttcatcgaacgattaatataattttacgaAAATGTAAAGCTCCGTAACAAGTTCATTTTGTTATATCATCCAAAATCTCACCTTATTCTCAAAGTACTTTACATGCTGAATATTCCTGGGGTACCCATCTATGATGATTCCAGTTCTATCTCGTAACTGTTGCAGATTGGTTTCCAGCAGCTGATGGAGCGCCTTTTCTGGGGCCATATCCCCGGCGGCCAAAGCCTCTTTCACTGCGAAACTTTCCGTATTGGCACGTGGTGCAGAGTCCGTGATATTGCGCAACAGGCGACCGACACTGGTAAcagaatttataaatttataaatattaaataaggtAGGTTTTCTACTCCAACATACCTAATGTGAGCCCAGCCAGGATTTAGACCGACGGCCTTGAGGCAAAGTGTGGCCTTGTTGCTGCCAGGACCGCCGATCACCCAAATAATGGGTGGCAGACTCGATTCATCCGGTCCGGCTTCCGGTCGCAACTTTGGCTGCTGGGTGACCACAACACCACTGTCGTCATCCGCACTGGTGGTCCCCGTTTTGATGGCCACGGCCACTGACCCATTGGGACCACCACGCCCACCCACCATGGGTTCGATGGCCAAATCTCTGGCCAGAACGGTGCCCGTGGTCGCGATGTCTTCTGCAATTTGAGGCGCTTGTTGGGCTTGACTTGGTGCGGTGTCTACGCTAACTATACTGCCGGGTATATCATGTATCCCTCTGCCCATACCTGTAACTCCGTTCATCACGGCCTCTTGGTTCTCGAGGGCGCTTAGTATATCGAGGACAGCGGTGCGAAAGTCTTTGTACACCTCTGTGGGAGCACGCTCGCCATTTACCTGCAGGAATAGGTGAGGagaatcaaattaaataacgGATAAAACCAATATTATGATAACTCTACTATTAGACCCTTGCTGAGTGCATTGCAGAATCCGCCAGAAATTTCGAATGACAATCTTATGCTTTCTTAagctttttttaaaccattcagaaaagtaattttagtattttttcgatttaagGCTTACTATAAGATTGggaaacatttttgaataatttctttttttttaatatggaaaaaaaaattagaaatttctgaatatatttgcattaaatcgcttataatatttttaggaGACCTTTTAAGTGTGGTCATCATCGGAAGAACCTAATTTAAGTAAAGTTAGTAAACTAGTAtgcttaaaacaattattgtgttcattgcaagggtataataccTTTGGCTTTTTGGAGTTTCTTTTTGCTAAAAAGTTTatgaataaaaagaattaaatttaaatttttggagatgtttctttttttaacaacCTTTATTCTACTTATGCCTTTTggtgtttataaaattgtgtGAAAACCCATACTTTTAAGTTACAATATATCAGGTTTGTGAAACgcattattttgttattttattttacatttattttgggaataaattataaaatactcACGGCCAACAACATGTCGCTTTGATCAAAATAATCAGCGACTGGCATCacatttttgaagaaattttcCAATTCCATTTTGGCTAAGGAGAGTACTACATGACCTAATTTGGCCCCATAATCGATTTGCTTCTGTAAAACCGATTGACGCCAGGATATGAGAATCACGCCATTCACGACTTGAATCTGAAAGAGAGaaacatcaaaacaaaaaattagtcAAAGAATATTAGTTTTGAGTTAAAGGCCACCCAAATTGTAAGGCTGAAAGTTCTGTTTACAAAATGTGTCCTACTTATGCAATGATAGGGGTCTATACCATTGGTTAACGCCATGTGTACGTGACTGGGCGTTAGGAACTCCCTAAGTACCGCTTGGCCCCAAGGCCGTCCAATTATCACCTGCATATGTAATAACCAATGAATGTGGACCTCACTGTAAATCCATGGGAATTATAGTCGAATAAACACACTGTCGGCGACCCATTTGCCCGTTAATTAGTTCAAATAGTTCAGCAGCAATTTACTGGGCAAATAAAATGTGCGCCAACAAAAAATGGCttcacaataaataaaagagcTGGCAAATTAGCCGTTGGTGGGTGGAAAACTACCTTCTCAGAATACTCGACAACGTCGCGCATTGAGCGTGGATATCCCGATATCAGGTATGCTTTGGCAGCTGGagccattttcatttccaacATCAGCACCTCGGTGACTGTTTTCGACGATAGTTGCGAAAAGTCCTGCATGTCTGTAATGGGAAAATAAAgcagtttaattttaacatgAGACCACTCAACATTATATTGGTTGTGCTACAGAATGGCCTAAAACTTTGAAATCCCCTTTAAAAGCttcctaaaagtatgcaacaatctATTTATAATCGTAAGTCTGATAAAAAGACGATGTTCCTTTTgtcattgcatacttttggacACCTTTAAGTCCAGTTTTAAAACCCCAGCGATTTTAACATAGCTACTTACCATTGCCCATTGCATATTGCTGCAGCAGATCCATCATGTTGATGTGCGTTACTCCGCGTCGCTCCTGCATGAAAGTGTCGCAATGGGTGACCTTGCCACTACCGGGGCCGCCTAAAACAAATATCACTGGCACTTTGGGCGGATCGAATTTGATTTTTCCAGCATTTTGCATATCGATAGCGCCGACATTGGCAGAACCGAATCGCCCCCCCGCCGCAGCGGCCTCCAAATCGCCAGCATTTTGGCCATTTCGATTCCGTGTAAGACTCCAATCGTTGCCTTGTTCGCCGGTATCTTGTGCCGCGCTGGCATCtggaaattgttgaaaagattttataaatatctgCATTTCATTCTACAAAATCTGAATGCTGTTTTgtataaatactaaaaaagTTATCTACTGTGGGGGAACCTCACGTAGTACaagtttaattattattattatattttaaaagttcccccatgttttttttgcctaagacttaagtaaaattaaataagaaaccTTCaccaaacatattttatccATTCTAGattaatagttttgtttttgggatCTTAAACGTATAtatcaacaatttatttttaacacaatTCACTTGACTGttctttagaaaataaataaaatttaataatcaggtagctaaattgttttttattgggCAAGAGAAACCTTTTAAACAGTAGAtaccaaaattgaatttttgacaaaaaaaaaatagtcaaaatcgattaacaattataaagaaaagaaagcaaaTAGCCTTTTTGATAATTAAACAGGTAGTTCAAAAGTCTTTTGTTCATGTGTGTGAGCAACAGTTGACCCTCGGCCAAAGCTCAGCAATTTTTCAACCGGAAACCGGATGTGTTGGCAAGTTAGCGCGAGGAAACCCGGGTCCGGACAAGGGCAGGCCGTAACGTGCCAAGTTGGCATTAGCCAGCCTTCGTCGAGGCCGGAAGCAATTTGCCAGGAGTAGGAAATTAGTGACAGAACCACACGCACTCGACTCACTCGTAATGGAAAAAGGGGATCGAAACAAATCACAAAACACATCATTAAAACatgtttaacaattatttaattgtatggCAACCGTGTCTAGTATAGTATGGCGTCACCGCTGAATTCATTCATGGAAAATCAGCTGCGGCCCCTGGCAATTCTCTAGCGATTTTGTGGCTTTATACAGATACAGACCCCACCCCATCCCGAACCCCAACTCGAGTTAACCCCCGCGGCAATTTCACGTTTTTCCAGCCGGAAAACCAGTTCGGTCTTgtgacatttttattgattttcctgcagttttatttaattgacatgttttgttattgttgctatCCCTTTTCCGCACGGGGGTTTCCCTactttagttttagttttagtttcctttttgtttttcaggATTTATGTGTATTAGCTTTGGTGGTCAACGAACATGTCCAAGGACCTGGCAGCCATCGAGGTTAAAGGATCCGAATTCCGATACAAATTACAGCATTGGGCAAGGTCTTGATTTTGATATAACGCTTTGTATGGTACGTTTAATATCCGTATAAGcattacaaaaccattttgtcgcagataattgttttttaaatgattttcaaaGCAACTGATTGCagtaatttcaattgaaaatgcCCTTTGAATAGTGGTCAATTGAATATGTCACCGATAAGTAATAAAACCGGAACATATATTTGTAAGTCTATTGGCATTGAAGGAAAAGAGAGCTATTTAATAAAAGGctgatttttttaaacgttGGTCATGAAAAGTCATGGCTgctttaatttcatatttctaTGCAAGTTAGTTACCTATTATAAACTTTAATAATACGTTGATCGAATAA
This genomic stretch from Drosophila gunungcola strain Sukarami unplaced genomic scaffold, Dgunungcola_SK_2 000001F, whole genome shotgun sequence harbors:
- the LOC128261364 gene encoding uncharacterized protein LOC128261364 is translated as METRFRASHPLYKFLGLCCFVVTVVFLIQRSNISLELGQLQPSPRSRILAKPKPQLYYVKTQKCQIPYVDPFNAEVMEIYKPQVLVTCSNESDLVSTEYNEKLKRHILHIDDEVGLQLLNFTEAEYNCFYREIKYGSQADTYDNLTAKKYFTDGYVVPQHVEGMVVECQTAEDPKVVLQKDAFMFVQHQPLPKDLQKPRAARKPSVIMYGIDSLSRINLRRTMPKVFSFLQGAGWYEMQGYNKVADNSFPNILAILSGYSERTAREQVCDTNKAGCLDEMPMMWKYFKNASYLTGYAEDESNSNHFSYLKPGFTRKPMDYYFRPMLRALESELDVYRLPEHDYMRYCLGRRMANRYIYDYGRQFAQRFVHERPIWGMFWSNHFSHDDPFLPSAMQDKVLGDLLDFHTDGAFEEMIMIFFADHGTRFGKLTWLQEGFLEERLPMMFIYLPPWFRETYPTYVQALELNQHRLSSNFDLHNTLKHIVEIGGTPDGPVLPKSFDCPTCQSLFYPLPVDRTCSQAGIEEHWCTCDPYKTIKGQTWTDTIAESVIDRMNEYFVHKNLSHLCSNLTLNYVHKTEIKTSLGVQWYDELNQVETAVYRIKFKVAENSADFQATVVYNNATQKAEVDVEKISRTNTYKEDSTCIEDKLAKLYCICFSDLKS
- the LOC128261839 gene encoding adenylate kinase isoenzyme 5 isoform X1, with the protein product MGICLDTDASAAQDTGEQGNDWSLTRNRNGQNAGDLEAAAAGGRFGSANVGAIDMQNAGKIKFDPPKVPVIFVLGGPGSGKVTHCDTFMQERRGVTHINMMDLLQQYAMGNDMQDFSQLSSKTVTEVLMLEMKMAPAAKAYLISGYPRSMRDVVEYSEKIQVVNGVILISWRQSVLQKQIDYGAKLGHVVLSLAKMELENFFKNVMPVADYFDQSDMLLAVNGERAPTEVYKDFRTAVLDILSALENQEAVMNGVTGMGRGIHDIPGSIVSVDTAPSQAQQAPQIAEDIATTGTVLARDLAIEPMVGGRGGPNGSVAVAIKTGTTSADDDSGVVVTQQPKLRPEAGPDESSLPPIIWVIGGPGSNKATLCLKAVGLNPGWAHISVGRLLRNITDSAPRANTESFAVKEALAAGDMAPEKALHQLLETNLQQLRDRTGIIIDGYPRNIQHVKYFENKYKQRPPIILLDCSKLQLGRGRIDDTVSSFRRRLELFREQTLPMLKILDTSNRLQIVDGDTDSPSVQREFERLIRNHIQRLLNKTDDTDDAAPLDNQMMRNEQTDAILHDLETNVPGAVPTISHHVSMMNGHLKNRGSALGSGKHQGQMMNGHVPGRPGTGTGNGPVAQPATVDFRHMLEEAERYPVDSYM
- the LOC128261839 gene encoding uncharacterized protein LOC128261839 isoform X4 codes for the protein MQVIIGRPWGQAVLREFLTPSHVHMALTNGIDPYHCISRTHFVNRTFSLTIWIQVVNGVILISWRQSVLQKQIDYGAKLGHVVLSLAKMELENFFKNVMPVADYFDQSDMLLAVNGERAPTEVYKDFRTAVLDILSALENQEAVMNGVTGMGRGIHDIPGSIVSVDTAPSQAQQAPQIAEDIATTGTVLARDLAIEPMVGGRGGPNGSVAVAIKTGTTSADDDSGVVVTQQPKLRPEAGPDESSLPPIIWVIGGPGSNKATLCLKAVGLNPGWAHISVGRLLRNITDSAPRANTESFAVKEALAAGDMAPEKALHQLLETNLQQLRDRTGIIIDGYPRNIQHVKYFENKYKQRPPIILLDCSKLQLGRGRIDDTVSSFRRRLELFREQTLPMLKILDTSNRLQIVDGDTDSPSVQREFERLIRNHIQRLLNKTDDTDDAAPLDNQMMRNEQTDAILHDLETNVPGAVPTISHHVSMMNGHLKNRGSALGSGKHQGQMMNGHVPGRPGTGTGNGPVAQPATVDFRHMLEEAERYPVDSYM
- the LOC128261839 gene encoding adenylate kinase isoenzyme 5 isoform X3, whose translation is MGICLDTDASAAQDTGEQGNDWSLTRNRNGQNAGDLEAAAAGGRFGSANVGAIDMQNAGKIKFDPPKVPVIFVLGGPGSGKVTHCDTFMQERRGVTHINMMDLLQQYAMGNDMQDFSQLSSKTVTEVLMLEMKMAPAAKAYLISGYPRSMRDVVEYSEKIQVVNGVILISWRQSVLQKQIDYGAKLGHVVLSLAKMELENFFKNVMPVADYFDQSDMLLAVNGERAPTEVYKDFRTAVLDILSALENQEAVMNGVTEDIATTGTVLARDLAIEPMVGGRGGPNGSVAVAIKTGTTSADDDSGVVVTQQPKLRPEAGPDESSLPPIIWVIGGPGSNKATLCLKAVGLNPGWAHISVGRLLRNITDSAPRANTESFAVKEALAAGDMAPEKALHQLLETNLQQLRDRTGIIIDGYPRNIQHVKYFENKYKQRPPIILLDCSKLQLGRGRIDDTVSSFRRRLELFREQTLPMLKILDTSNRLQIVDGDTDSPSVQREFERLIRNHIQRLLNKTDDTDDAAPLDNQMMRNEQTDAILHDLETNVPGAVPTISHHVSMMNGHLKNRGSALGSGKHQGQMMNGHVPGRPGTGTGNGPVAQPATVDFRHMLEEAERYPVDSYM
- the LOC128261839 gene encoding adenylate kinase isoenzyme 5 isoform X2, which gives rise to MGICLDTDASAAQDTGEQGNDWSLTRNRNGQNAGDLEAAAAGGRFGSANVGAIDMQNAGKIKFDPPKVPVIFVLGGPGSGKVTHCDTFMQERRGVTHINMMDLLQQYAMGNDMQDFSQLSSKTVTEVLMLEMKMAPAAKAYLISGYPRSMRDVVEYSEKIQVVNGVILISWRQSVLQKQIDYGAKLGHVVLSLAKMELENFFKNVMPVADYFDQSDMLLAVNGERAPTEVYKDFRTAVLDILSALENQEAVMNGVTAPQIAEDIATTGTVLARDLAIEPMVGGRGGPNGSVAVAIKTGTTSADDDSGVVVTQQPKLRPEAGPDESSLPPIIWVIGGPGSNKATLCLKAVGLNPGWAHISVGRLLRNITDSAPRANTESFAVKEALAAGDMAPEKALHQLLETNLQQLRDRTGIIIDGYPRNIQHVKYFENKYKQRPPIILLDCSKLQLGRGRIDDTVSSFRRRLELFREQTLPMLKILDTSNRLQIVDGDTDSPSVQREFERLIRNHIQRLLNKTDDTDDAAPLDNQMMRNEQTDAILHDLETNVPGAVPTISHHVSMMNGHLKNRGSALGSGKHQGQMMNGHVPGRPGTGTGNGPVAQPATVDFRHMLEEAERYPVDSYM